From Neoarius graeffei isolate fNeoGra1 chromosome 27, fNeoGra1.pri, whole genome shotgun sequence:
AGGCCTCTCCAATACGGCCACGATTCCCTGCTGCTTCTGCGGGACAACAACACTGGCAGTGTGGATCCCTCATCCACCTTCCCCGTGGAGATCATCCGTCCAGTATACATCAGCGGTAACCAGGGCCGGGGTTACAGGCCATCGAGGAAGAGGGGGAGCCGAGGTAGTGTGCGCCAGAGACTGAAGAGGCAAGGCCACCACCGGATTCCTCTGCCCACTGTCATCTTAGCCAACGTCCAGTCACTTCGCAACAAGATCGACGAGCTCCAGGCAAACGTCAAGTTTTCACATGAGTATAAGAACGCTTGTCTCCTTGCCTTGACTGAGACATGGCTCAAAGATCATGACCCCCAGTCCGATTTGGGGATCGACAGCTTTGGGGAGCCTGTTTGCTTGGACAGAGATCCCTCGGTGACAGGTAAATCACTGGGGGGAGGCTTATGTCTCTATGTTAATAAGAACTGGTGCAGCATGGTGATAATCAGAGTGTCACTATGTACCCCTGACATTGAACTGTTGTCTGTGTCCCTTCGTCCATTTTATTTACCAAGGGAATTTCCATAGTTATTTGTAACACTTGTCTACATTCACCTGAAAGCTAATGCCGAGTTAGCAACCCAGGTTATAGTCAAGGTGCTGCAGCGGCTACAAGGGATTTCCCCGGATGCGCCGGTCCTTGTCATGGGCGATTTTAACCATTGTAAACCAGGGAAGTCCCTGTGTAATTTTTTACCAGTATGTGACTTGTCCGACTCGCCATGGAAAATGTCTGGACCTCCGTTACAGTTCTGTGAAGGGTGCTTACAAGTCCTTGCACAGAGCCCCACTTGGTTTGTCGGATCACAACGCCATgtatttacttccgtcctataaaCCGATCCTGAAGGAACACAAGACAGTGAAACATTTGGTTCCGGTTTGGTAAGAGGAATCAATCCAAAGTCTACAGGACTGCTACAGCTGTACAGACTGGGCCTTGTTTAAGGAGGTCTGTACTGATCTAGATGATCTCACAGAGACTGTGTCAGCATATGTAATCTTCTGTGAGGActtggttattccactcaaacagGTTTCTTTCTTTCCGAACAACAAACCATGGATTTCAAAATCAGTTAAAAACTTAATAAATCAGCGTAACATTTGTTTTTATCAGGGGGACACTACTAAATATAGAGAGCTACAAAAACAAGTTAAGAAAGAACTTAAGCTTGCCAAGTGTAGCTATAGAGTGGAGAACCTGCTTTGTGCTGGTCGCTCCCGCCCTGCATGGGAAGGGATGAAATCCATGATGGGTATGAAAACCAAAAAATGTCCTATTTCCCATGGCAACATGTCTGaccatgaactgaatgttttttaTAACCATTTTAATACACACAACTTTGCAGTGGAACAATCCCATTTTAAGGCTGTGACAGTGGGCCAAAATCCCGTCCACATTGAGGAGGGTATGGTCCggagacttttccagggtgtgaaGGAGAGGAAAAATccaggccctgatggtatcagtgGCTGCTTACTCAAGAATTGtgcagatcatctcatctcattatctctagccgctttatcctgttctacagggtcgcaggcaagctggagcctatcccagttgactacgggcgaaaggcagggtacaccctggacaagtcgccaggtcatcacagggctgacacataggtgttgtttacattagactgtatcagcggatcatcagattaacgtttttaaaacgattagcgtgcacacagcaacaccaatacacgattcgcgtgcacacagcaacaccaatacacggatacgctcggctccgcaggcatcctgtgctccaaatcactccgccctgaacagcgagtgccctctggagggtgcgcactccggccctgcgcagctcacagagcgcgcaagtatagcgcacgagcagtgattcgggactgagccgctgtgtgtgtgatcccagtgcatatcacttaccacttgcaagtggaaggatggcaagcctaaagacaatcataactacacaatgggcagtatttgcatcagtatttgcagtattttcatacttttatactctttcatgaaaggtgatacaaggcggaagtccgtgccgtttttcagcagtcgcgtcacatgaccaacgccagcgaatcaggaaggtggatgtcacagtgacgttgtccaatgatgacgccagctagagctcagcacagcgtatccgcgtattctcaatgtttacacagcaccggaccagacacgatctggattgaatacgtggaccctggcggattcccgtttccaggcattttaatgtaaacggacagtgcatccgcaaagaaaacgagacagatacggtctaatgtaaacttggccatagacacagacaaccattcacactcacatctacggtcaatttagagtcaccaattaacctaacctgcatgtctttggactgtgggggaaaccagagcacccggaggaaacccacgcggacacggggagaacatgcaaactccgcacagaaaggccctcgccggccacggggctcgaacccggaccttcttgctgtgaggcggcagtgctaaccactacaccaccgtgccgccccttgtgcAGATCAGttgtttgatattttttgctaTATTTTTAGATGCTCCCTCCATCTCAATAAGGTCCCTTGCTCATGGAAAGATTCCATTATTTTCCCCATCCCTAAAAACAGAGCTCCAAAACAGCTGAATGACTGCAGGCCCGTTGCCCTTACATCCCTTGTTATGAAGTCATTTGAGAAGATAGTTAAGAATGCACTATTATCCACTGTGAAAACCAGCTTGGACCCATTGCAATTCACCTATAGGCCAGGTAGAGGGGTGGACGATGTCATATGCGCTTTACTGAACTTGACACCTTGAGGCAGCTAACACCTTTGCACGTcttgtttttattgatttttcctCTGCTTTTAACTGTATCCAGCCACATATTTTAGCTAACAAGTTAAAGAACACACATAACGTCGACCCTGGTCTTATTTCTTggttgatggatttttttaacTGCCAGATCCCAACGTGTCAGGGTCAACGATGTTTTATCTGATGCTCTGCTCTCCTCCACTGGTTCACCACAGGGTTGTGTTCTCTCCccccttttatttgttttatacacaAATTTGTGTCAAAGCCAGCACACAGGATGGTACATTTTAAAGTTTGCTGATGACTCTGTTATTGTGTCTCTTTTAAAGTCAGATGATCCTGATCATGGCTCAGTGGTGTCTGATTTTATTAACTGGTGTAAGTCATCCTTTTTAGACATAAACATcagcaaaactaaagaaatggtcatTGATTTTAGAAAAAACAAAGATGTCATCTCCCCTGTATATATTAGTGATCAGGTAGTTGAAGTTGTGGAGGAGTATAAATACTTGGGTACCATAATCGACTACAGATTTACTTTTGACAAACATGTGGACACTGTATGCAAGAAAGCTCACCAACGTATGCATTTTTATCATAAACTGAGGAATTTTAACATGGACAGCAGTTTTATGAGAATGTTTTACAGTTGTTTTATTGAATCTGTTCTTACTTTTTCTTTTATCTGCTGGTTTGGGTTGCTGACACAGAAAAACAAGAACTGTATTTTTAACATTATCAGTCTCTGTAGCAAAATTGCCAATACTCCCCTGAACAATATCTCCACTCTCCATAAAATCAGGTCACTCGAAAAAGCACAGGCAATTTTAGCTGACCCCAGTCACCCCCGTTCTCAGAGTTCTCCCTTTTACCATCCGGACGCAGATTTGTTTTAAAAGGTTGTAGAACCAACAGATTCAAAAACTCATTTTTACCTGCTGTAACCATCCTTTTAAACACTtcttgatgaatgtttttattgttctaATTATTTATGGTTATGTCTCAATTGTGACTGTATTTATTGTTGGTGCGTGTTTTTTCTGCTGGCTGCAAAATCAATTGCCCTCAGGGGACATTAAAAATACCTTGAACCTTTCACCACCATGTCCATAAATGTATATTTGTAGTCACAGGTAACTTGAATATTTAAAGTATACCTGCCTTTCCTGTTAATGTAATCTGTAGAATTGGCTGAAGCTTGTTTTATCTCCATGTGTGTGCGCCATCTACAGCACCTAGACCAgaagtgtccaaactgatccataaagggccgtgtggctgcaggttttcattccagccatgcagcagcacacctgacttggctcattcaatcaactgaactgtcttcacacagtcaaatacttgcagccacacccacccttgattaaagggtgggtgtgtcagttgattgaataagccaaatcaggtgtgctgctgcatggctggaatgaaaacctgcagccacacggccctttatggatcagtttggacacccctgacctAGACACTGGGGGAGGCCGTGTGCTTGCTGAAATCCGTGCACAAGCTGTTGGACAGCAGTCGTATGTACTTAGGACCAAGATGCACAGTAATCGCTTTACACACTTCTCTGATTATTATGGAAACCATCGACCTAGAGAGCCCGAATGTATTTGCCATTTTCCGTATTCTACCCTCATCAGCTAAATAATATAGGGTGCAGGCTACTTTTGTTAATACACTGACTGGGCTCCGCATGACAGTTGTCTGGTCTTCAATGTAGGGATGCAGTAACTGCAAGCGAGAGCAGCAATGACCGCGACATTCGGAAGTTCTCGTGCCATTCCTCCGGGAGAACAACTTCATTTGTGAAGTTTAGCCACCAGGCAGCAGTTCGCCTGGGTCGGATCCAAAAGCGGCAGCGACGTTAgtaagcagcaagcctttgtcttggtgggaggaaaagtgcctgaaaaactgcgaccctcctcgcagttcttctcctctgctcctcataaagcagttgtagtcctatttgcaaatgcaaacaaaccaaaagtgtttgcaaatatgtaaaaaggacaaccacccgtgttgcatccatgagaccatcaaaccaaaatattgagcgcctgacacaaatattgttctgtgacgcATATCGTGACGTCGGgaagagttttcagaaatctccactttgcccggagttttcaaagatatccgttttcagtgactgaaacctccgtttgtGTAATTGAGAGGTGCAACcacaaataaatatgcgtcttcatagatatccggctacatgtaaacGCACCATGAGAACGCGCGTCACTTTATAGCTCTGCGGAACACTGGGAGCTGTTTGAGATGCGCTATCCTGGGGTTTAATATTGAAGGCACGTTCACGCTGTCCCTCTTCTTCCTCGTCACCCGCTTCCTCCTTTTCATCACTTTGTTCGCACTGAACCCATTTTATAACGCCATCCAAGAAGTCTTTGTAAAACTGAAATTTTGGTTCGTACCAGTCTGTATGATCGGCCTCTCTTTCATAGTTCTCTTTTATCAATCTCTGTACTGATGCTTGCAAGTTATTAAACTCAACGAAAAATCCCTCAAATAACTTAATTTGTTTCTCAACAGTTTCTTTATCTTGGCCGGATTCAATAAGGCTGTTGATTTCGTTACGTTTATGTGTTAGAACACCAAGCTTCCCTCTGCGTGTTGCAATTAACTTAAACAGTTGTCGTTCATTTGAGAAATCCTGGTCTTCAGTCTCTTCCTCAGTCATATTGAAACTTAACTCAAAAGCTTTAAACACAAAAGTTCATTACTAACTTAAAAAGGTTGAACACAGCGCAGTAGGAAAGGCGAAAGGCAGTGCACGCACAGGCCGGTTCAGTTTGTAAAGTGCGCGCGGCAGCTCAAGTTCAAATGCGAGCACGGCGGCCCGTTCAGCAGTTCAGCCTTATTCTCACCAACCAGAAAAGTCAGTCAATCCTACAAGCACATAAATCCACATCCATGAACTCCTGACAAGTAATCCACAAGCTTGCGACAACGCAGCTTCCAATCTTCCAAGTATCCAAAGCAATATTCGAATTTCCAGTGCTGTCGCCCAAACTATCGCAACGCTTCCAAACTGTGGTTTTCCAACTTGCAGGAGATTTTCCTACTTCAGACTGGGTTTTCCAACTTTAGGCCAGTTTTTCAACGATGCAATGTCTTCTTATAAGACACTAGACGCCAGTCAGAGGTTTCAATAGTTGTTGTTTTATTCCAAATGTAAATTAAGTAGGAAACAAAATGGTTTTTAAAGTCCATGAAACTAAACTTCACGCAAAAGAAAACAATAAGCAAACAAGCGATTGAAAAACCGTGTGCCTGCTGGCGTCTCCAAGCGTCTAAACTTTCCATACACCCTTGAGCACTCACGCGCGCTCCGCTAATTAGCGCAGGTGAaccaattaaccctttcatgtacCAGGCTCCACTTAAGGCCAAGACCAACatttcgtctcattatctctagccactttatcctgttctatagggtcgcaggcaagctggagcctatgttgCAACAGAAGGCTTGGTTCATCTTAGAAATGGTCAATGCACAACATAGGGGATGGCGTACAAATCCCCAAGAATGTCACAAGAAACTAAATTGCTATAGAGCACAATTTTTTGACACTGAATTTTCCCAATTCAGTGATTATTCTTTTGAGTACAAATTCCAACTCTGGACCCAACAGAgacaactatttatttatttatttatttaaattgtatCTGTCATTGGTCAAGGGGTTGGCTTGGGAAACAGAGAATTTTGAGGTCAAATATCACAATCATTGCTGATCAGTGGTGAAGGTTTTGGGTTAAGAAGCAGAACATTTAGAGTTTAAGAACGCAATTATGGCTAGTTAAGTGGTTAAGGTCAAGAATTAGAAGGTTTTGAGGTTAAAACAGCAATCATTGCTAGTAAAGGGGTCAAggtattgtacaaccccaattccaaaaaagttgggacaaagtacaaattgtaaataaaaacggaatgcaatgatgtggaagtttcaaaattccatattttattcagaatagaacatagatgtatcaaatgtttaaactgagaaaatgtatcatttaaagagaaaaattaggtgattttaaatttcatgacaacaccacatctcaaaaaaggtgggacaaggccatgtttaccactgtgagacatccccttttctctttacaacagtctgtaaacgtctggggactgaggagacaagttgctcaagtttagggataggaatgttaacccattcttatctaatgtaggattctagttgctcaactgacttaggtcttttttgtcgtatcttccgttttatgatgcgccaaatgttttctatgggtgaaagatctggactgcaggctggccagttcagtatctggacccttcttctacgcagccatgatgctgtaattgatgcagtatgtggtttggcattgtcatattggaaaatgcaaggtcttccctgaaagagacattgtctggatgggagcatatgttgctctagaacctgaatatacctttcagcattgatggtgtctttccagatgtgtaagctgcccataccacacgcactaatgcaaccccataccatcagagatgcaggcttctgaactgagcgctgataacttgggtcgtccttctcctctttaatccgaatgacacggcgtccccgatttccataaagaacttcaaatttcaattcatctgaccacagaactgttttccactttgccacagtccattttaaatgagccttggcccagagaagacgtctggcttctggatcatgtttagatacggcttcttctttgaactatagagttttagctggcaacggcggatggcacggtgaattgtgttcacagataatgttctctggaaatattcctgagcccattttgtgatttccaatacagaagcatgcctgtatgtgatgcagtgccgtctaagggcccgaagatcacgggcacccggtatggttttccggccttgacccttacgcacagagattcttccagattctctgaatcttttgatgatattatgcactgtagatgatgatatgttcaaactctttgcagttttacactgtcgaactcctttctgatattgcgccactatttgtcggcgcagaattagagggattggtgatcctcttcccatctttacttctgagagccactgacactccaagatgctctttttatacccagtcatgttaatgacctattgccaattgacctaatgagttgcaatttggtcctccagctgttccttttttatacctttaacttttccagcctcttattgcccctgtcccaacttttttgagatgtgttgctgtcatgaaatttcaaatgagccaatatttggcatgaaatttcaaaatgtctcactttcgacattggatatgttgtctatgttctattgtgaatacaatatcagtttttgagatttgtaaattattgcattctgtttttatttacaatttgtactttgtcccaacgttttttggAATCAGGTTGTACTTActttttttggcaaaacaatgaatgatgcaatctgaagccgGTATTGCAACATACATGACATCATGTTATTCCTGgaagtcactgatgatgcatTCATAAATCAACTGACATCACTGATGAACAAACTGGTCTtatatcagctcaaaaaaaaaaaattcatacagtgctatgcactcGAGATCAAGTCTTTGCTCGACAAGAGATGCTCCATTCcatgaatacaagagacaagctgccaaaaactaaataaaattgttttgttttttgcaatttggttcataatacattttatttatataaactttttgctgattttctagtgttacataaagagaacaggtgaaatatcataTGAACCGaccataaacacatgaagagaccgagttttacaatttatatttaaaacattacgatctacacaatgtacataagtataaaattcaaattcttaaatatcttggaaaccATAGCCAATCAGCTGATTTACTGTCACTTCTAATTtaacacaccaaatttcataatagccaatttcatctctgaagcagacaacttctgaaaaattgttgaccagtgtaacatgaacaataaagttcaaagtacaggtcattttcagtcaaaactgtaataaccatatttaatttgacaactttaaaACATGCAATGTCTCCGAGTTAGTGCACTTGAAGGTCTTAAATGTAACTAAACCAGCAAACATCTTTCCACactgagcagtgatgcggcttctctcctgcgTGAACGTGCTGGTGTTGCTGGAGATCacactgatgagtaaaactctttccacactgtgagcagtgatgcggcttctctcctgtgtgaatgcgctggtgttgttggagataacTCCGAcgaataaaactctttccacactgtgagcagtgatacggcttctctcctgtgtgaatgcgctggtgttgttggagatgactctgacgaataaaactctttccacactgtgaacagtgatacggcttctctcctgtgtgaatgcgctggtgtgtttggaagtgactctgctgagtaaaactcttcccacactgtgagcagtgatacggtttctctcctgtgtgaatgcgctggtgtgtttggagatcactctgacgagtaaaactcttcccacacagtgagcagtgatacggcttctctcctgtgtgaatgcgctggtgtgtttggagatcactctgacgagtaaaactcttcccacactgtgagcagtgatacggcttctctcctgtgtgaatgcgctggtgttgttggagatgactctgacgagtaaaactcttcccacactgtgagcagtgaaacggcttctctcctgtgtgaatgcgctggtgttgttggagatgactctgacgagtaaaactctttccacactgtgagcagtgatacggcttctctcctgtgtgaatgcgctggtgtgtttggagattactctgatgagtaaaactcttcccacactgtgagcagttatACGGCTTCTcttctgtgtgaatgcgctggtgtatttggacatgactctgacgagtaaaactcttcccacactgtgagcagttatacggcttctctcctgtgtgaatgcgctggtgtcgttggagatcactctgactagtaaaattcttcccacactgtgagcagtgatacggcttctctcctgtgtgaacgcgCTGTTGTGTGTTGAGAGCACTCTGGTAAGTAAAACGCTTTCCACAATCTGAGCAGTGGTGAAGTTCCTTCTGTATATCATTATGGGAGGTATCAGAATGGATAATATCAGTTGATGTTGGTTGACGACTGCAGCAtttggaggggatctgaagctTATATTTAATCTCTCCTGATTCTCGCAGTCTCACGTACTCTTCATAGTGGCATCTCTGGATATGCTTGTCAAGGTAAATTGGAGATGTATCGGAACGAGGGCATGTGGAGCATGACAAGACTTGCAGCAGAGCgttctttacttctggagaaatgaaaggacaaaaataaattgaacatgaaatgcaacaagattataaaatataacaacactaacccaatgtaaggagtgcttttactgaaaatcaagattctacatgaattgagactgagagaaaaacaaaaggttgcggactaagatatagcagcctctagcttggaatactgggagattcaataaggtcctggaacagcagctatgcgcagcattggccatagccccgtgggtctgagcgaccaaaggggagttgttggttcctgttggacatcatgtcaagtctgggtaatggcaagcctagccttatttacatctcatccaggattgagaaggaaactcagccctcacattcaaggttctgaaagatccaaaaatgggctttatttatcaaactggatatggatagatttatttgcaaatagtttctagtagcatttacacaagcaaatatgtattttctatctggatttttatatggattaggttgtcaagtttaaaactcttattaatttcaattacacacaaatttcatgaaa
This genomic window contains:
- the LOC132874729 gene encoding zinc finger protein 501-like translates to MQCEEYIDAKRETHVNWMRYVNCARNEEEQNLVAFEYQGGILYRCCRSINPGQELLVWYEEEYTKELSPAPTGTTTQQEVKNALLQVLSCSTCPRSDTSPIYLDKHIQRCHYEEYVRLRESGEIKYKLQIPSKCCSRQPTSTDIIHSDTSHNDIQKELHHCSDCGKRFTYQSALNTQQRVHTGEKPYHCSQCGKNFTSQSDLQRHQRIHTGEKPYNCSQCGKSFTRQSHVQIHQRIHTEEKPYNCSQCGKSFTHQSNLQTHQRIHTGEKPYHCSQCGKSFTRQSHLQQHQRIHTGEKPFHCSQCGKSFTRQSHLQQHQRIHTGEKPYHCSQCGKSFTRQSDLQTHQRIHTGEKPYHCSLCGKSFTRQSDLQTHQRIHTGEKPYHCSQCGKSFTQQSHFQTHQRIHTGEKPYHCSQCGKSFIRQSHLQQHQRIHTGEKPYHCSQCGKSFIRRSYLQQHQRIHTGEKPHHCSQCGKSFTHQCDLQQHQHVHAGEKPHHCSVWKDVCWFSYI